Proteins from one Bacillota bacterium genomic window:
- a CDS encoding YeeE/YedE family protein — MGPLVPNLISENLNYILAFFIGIAFGAILEQAGFGSSRRLVGLFYGYDFTVLRVFFTAGVVAMVGVMALNHFGLLDMSQVYINPTYLWSAIVGGIIMGLGFVVGGYCPGTSFCAASIGKRDAMVFIVGALVGVLLFGESYPLLEGLHKAAYLGTPRIYETLGIPAGLFAFLMVMFALLAFGIASVVERKVKGVQPILPRWNPARVGVVAMGVLLALSAFSFTDRKASLLQMVQNEQFVRSYPVEVMTVDEFAFRLMDDTDDQIQVIDFRPREEISKGRLPKSYPFTVDNLFEQEPSRLLRVRGKINVFVANDELTERRMAVIAQQLGFKRIRILEGGFEKFRQDILNFEPPAPPKHMYEEFTYRFRQRAKEKLPELIREEELAPAEPEKPKRKLGGC; from the coding sequence ATGGGACCGTTAGTGCCAAACCTCATCAGTGAGAACCTGAACTATATCCTTGCCTTCTTCATCGGTATTGCTTTCGGGGCGATTCTGGAGCAGGCAGGGTTTGGCTCCTCGCGCCGACTCGTAGGGCTGTTTTACGGCTACGACTTCACTGTGTTGCGGGTGTTTTTCACCGCAGGGGTGGTGGCAATGGTCGGTGTGATGGCGCTGAACCACTTTGGCTTGCTGGACATGAGCCAGGTGTATATCAACCCCACCTATCTCTGGTCTGCCATAGTGGGCGGGATCATCATGGGACTGGGCTTCGTGGTGGGGGGATATTGTCCGGGCACCAGTTTCTGCGCCGCTTCCATCGGCAAGCGCGATGCGATGGTGTTCATCGTGGGCGCGCTGGTGGGGGTGCTTCTCTTCGGGGAGAGCTATCCCCTGCTGGAGGGCTTGCACAAAGCCGCCTACCTGGGAACACCACGCATCTATGAAACGCTGGGCATCCCGGCAGGGCTTTTCGCCTTCCTCATGGTGATGTTCGCTCTGCTCGCTTTTGGCATCGCCTCGGTGGTGGAACGCAAGGTCAAGGGCGTCCAGCCCATCCTGCCTCGCTGGAATCCGGCGCGGGTGGGAGTAGTGGCCATGGGTGTATTGCTGGCACTTTCCGCCTTCTCCTTCACCGACCGCAAAGCGAGCCTGTTGCAGATGGTGCAAAACGAGCAATTCGTGCGCTCCTATCCGGTCGAGGTGATGACCGTAGACGAGTTCGCCTTCCGCTTAATGGATGACACCGACGACCAGATACAGGTGATAGACTTCCGTCCTCGCGAGGAGATTTCCAAAGGACGGTTACCCAAATCGTACCCCTTCACAGTAGATAACCTGTTCGAGCAGGAGCCTTCGCGGCTACTGCGTGTGCGGGGCAAAATCAACGTATTCGTGGCGAACGATGAATTGACCGAAAGGCGTATGGCGGTCATCGCCCAGCAACTGGGCTTCAAGCGTATCCGGATTCTGGAAGGCGGGTTCGAGAAGTTCCGTCAGGACATCCTGAACTTCGAGCCACCGGCTCCGCCCAAGCACATGTACGAGGAGTTCACGTACCGCTTCCGCCAGCGAGCGAAGGAGAAACTACCAGAGCTAATACGCGAAGAAGAGCTTGCACCTGCCGAGCCTGAAAAACCGAAACGCAAGCTGGGCGGGTGTTAG
- a CDS encoding YeeE/YedE family protein: MSESKYMNPYVAGTLLGLLLIATIYITGRGLGASGAIKSFTVAGVQAVAPAHAQNARFYAEYIQEHPGGNPLKNWLVFEVIGVAVGAFLSALAAGRLKLMTEAGPRVAARTRWIAAFVGGILWGIGSQLGRGCTSGAALSGMAVMATGGILTMVAIFAGAYAFAYFFRKLWT; the protein is encoded by the coding sequence ATGAGTGAAAGCAAGTACATGAACCCTTACGTGGCGGGCACTTTACTGGGACTGTTGCTGATTGCCACTATCTACATCACGGGACGAGGATTGGGAGCCAGCGGCGCCATCAAGAGCTTCACCGTCGCAGGAGTGCAGGCGGTAGCCCCCGCACACGCTCAAAACGCCAGGTTCTACGCGGAGTACATTCAGGAACACCCGGGAGGCAACCCGCTGAAGAACTGGCTGGTATTCGAGGTTATCGGCGTGGCGGTGGGGGCTTTCTTGTCCGCGCTGGCAGCGGGAAGACTGAAGCTGATGACCGAGGCAGGTCCCCGTGTAGCCGCTCGCACCCGATGGATTGCCGCCTTTGTGGGGGGCATTCTATGGGGCATCGGCTCGCAGCTGGGCAGAGGTTGCACCAGCGGCGCGGCACTTAGCGGGATGGCAGTCATGGCAACAGGCGGTATCCTGACTATGGTAGCTATCTTCGCGGGGGCGTATGCTTTCGCCTATTTCTTCCGCAAACTGTGGACATAG